The Campylobacter concisus sequence ATTATTGATATAAAAGGCTAAAGATTGAATGAATTAAACCACCTTGCTATTATCATGGATGGAAATGGACGCTGGGCTAAAAAACGTGGATTTTTACGGACAAATGGGCACGAAGCTGGAGCAAATGTAGTAAGCGATATGTGCGAATTTTGTATCGATAATGGAGTGAAAATTTTAAGCCTTTACGCGTTTAGTACTGAAAACTGGAAAAGGCCGCAAAAAGAGGTCGAGTTTTTGATGAATTTGCTTAAGAAATTTCTCATTTTAAAGCGTGATGATTTTATAAAAAATGGGATCAAATTTAACACAATCGGCGACATTTCACCATTTAGCGACGAGCTAAAAAACGAGATAGAAATCACCAAAAATGCAACAAGAGAGAATAAAAATTTATTATTAAATTTAGCTATAAACTACGGCTCAAAAGATGAGATCATAAGAGCTGTGCGAAAACTAAATTTAAAAGGCTGTGAGATAAGTGAAGCAAGTCTAAATGCAGCACTTGATGAGAGTGAGCCGGTGGATCTTCTCATTAGAACTGGTGGCGAGAGTAGGCTCTCAAATTTTATGCTTTGGCAAGCAAGCTACGCAGAGCTATTTTTTACGCCCACACTTTGGCCTGACTTTAGCAAGGATGAGCTTGCAAATATCGTTAGCAAATTTAAAAACATAGAGCGAAGATTTGGCGGAGTTTAGCGAGATAATGGATAATTTAGTCATCTTTTTTGCCGTTTTTGCT is a genomic window containing:
- the uppS gene encoding polyprenyl diphosphate synthase, whose amino-acid sequence is MNELNHLAIIMDGNGRWAKKRGFLRTNGHEAGANVVSDMCEFCIDNGVKILSLYAFSTENWKRPQKEVEFLMNLLKKFLILKRDDFIKNGIKFNTIGDISPFSDELKNEIEITKNATRENKNLLLNLAINYGSKDEIIRAVRKLNLKGCEISEASLNAALDESEPVDLLIRTGGESRLSNFMLWQASYAELFFTPTLWPDFSKDELANIVSKFKNIERRFGGV